From the genome of Fibrobacter sp., one region includes:
- a CDS encoding glycoside hydrolase family 5 protein, with the protein MKYSHILLATMVSSFGLMACGDDKPSNPDNGDNLGSISSSSVIGGGDVSVPGLSSSAIAVEPEEDITQKPISGDEKQPDGSESVNSLAFNISGVAEGPFKSGAKVSVASVNATTMLETPGAGSGTVSSNLGAYSVQGTLTSAIAGVTVSGSYLDYTYDEAKTSSGLKLLTDLRERKKANVNVLTHLEYDRVKSLITTSGLSFTAAKVRAEKEVLAALGFKADSTLFEDISFYDQSLAATNLLAITTILLNEHSAAEVESFLTAIAADIALDGKWDDEALRASLADMAYNMDIGYPTSVLTSLNKGADIEYFKGPVERFWAAQYNLGSCSPANEGDVKVNGNSYSENQGMTFICQDSAWQEATPAQIANIYATTLFGACNDALIGTMKESNGTTYLCKGTVWKVADADDMKSAEIAATNGACNAANIGKVASSGGSYYMCLSGSWTKLTATPIDYSKGRAMNKKLGRGMNFGNSWDSPGDGDGAWSNPISDGDFAAVAKQGFNSVRIPVRWYTGMNNKLSGVKADVQLAINAGLTVIVNSHHNEPIYEAAKNGSLTTKLNDFKNEWKQIAQTFDSFPDDAVVFEIFNEPHDMTQDQVNQIMTAGYEAIRSVSKGKTIMFESNGYAKFAMIPKLKLPNDGNIIVTGHYYEPYSFSHQGHGYDCNGNANDGISAMPGHFASYFEDIAKAYPDINGGTVPMNMGEFGVANKGSCSAVSDTKRDAWTDAVLAQAEKYGMSWHYWCYKNCGGFEASNGSSWYGNMLNIFKKYMK; encoded by the coding sequence ATGAAGTATTCCCATATCCTTTTGGCTACAATGGTCTCCTCCTTCGGACTGATGGCTTGTGGTGACGACAAGCCGTCCAATCCGGACAATGGTGATAACCTTGGCTCCATCAGCAGCTCCTCCGTAATCGGTGGCGGTGATGTTTCCGTCCCGGGACTGAGCTCCAGCGCAATTGCTGTTGAACCCGAAGAAGATATTACCCAGAAGCCTATTTCTGGCGATGAAAAGCAGCCCGATGGCTCTGAATCTGTGAACTCCCTGGCCTTTAACATCAGCGGTGTTGCTGAAGGCCCCTTCAAGAGCGGTGCAAAGGTCAGTGTTGCTTCTGTAAACGCAACTACTATGCTTGAAACTCCGGGCGCAGGCTCCGGTACCGTCAGCAGCAACCTGGGTGCCTATTCCGTTCAGGGAACCCTCACTTCTGCAATTGCAGGCGTTACCGTTAGCGGTAGCTACCTGGACTACACCTACGACGAAGCAAAGACTTCTTCCGGCCTTAAGCTTTTGACCGACCTTCGCGAACGCAAGAAGGCTAACGTCAACGTGCTTACCCATTTGGAATACGACCGCGTCAAGAGCCTCATCACAACATCTGGCCTCAGCTTTACCGCTGCTAAGGTCCGTGCCGAGAAGGAAGTTCTCGCAGCCCTCGGTTTCAAGGCTGACTCCACCTTGTTTGAAGATATTTCCTTCTACGACCAGAGTCTTGCCGCTACGAACCTCTTGGCAATCACCACCATCTTGCTGAACGAACATTCCGCTGCCGAAGTGGAATCCTTCCTTACTGCAATTGCTGCAGACATCGCTCTCGATGGCAAGTGGGATGACGAAGCCCTCCGTGCTTCTTTGGCCGACATGGCTTACAACATGGATATCGGTTACCCGACTTCCGTTCTTACCTCCCTCAACAAGGGTGCCGACATTGAATACTTCAAGGGCCCTGTTGAACGCTTCTGGGCAGCCCAGTATAATCTTGGTAGCTGCTCTCCCGCAAACGAAGGCGATGTGAAGGTCAACGGCAATTCCTACAGTGAAAACCAGGGCATGACCTTTATCTGCCAGGATTCTGCATGGCAGGAAGCTACTCCCGCACAGATCGCCAATATCTATGCAACCACTTTGTTCGGTGCATGTAACGACGCCTTGATCGGAACCATGAAGGAAAGCAACGGTACTACTTATCTCTGTAAGGGTACTGTCTGGAAGGTTGCCGATGCAGACGATATGAAGAGTGCTGAAATCGCCGCCACCAATGGTGCCTGCAACGCTGCAAATATCGGTAAGGTTGCTTCTAGCGGCGGTAGCTATTACATGTGCCTCTCCGGTTCCTGGACTAAGCTCACCGCTACTCCCATTGACTACTCCAAGGGCCGCGCCATGAACAAGAAACTCGGCCGTGGTATGAACTTCGGTAACTCCTGGGATTCCCCGGGCGACGGCGACGGTGCATGGAGCAACCCCATTAGCGATGGCGACTTTGCCGCTGTTGCAAAGCAAGGCTTCAATTCCGTGCGTATTCCGGTCCGTTGGTACACCGGTATGAACAACAAGCTTAGCGGTGTGAAGGCTGACGTTCAGTTGGCTATCAACGCAGGCCTCACTGTGATCGTCAATAGCCATCACAATGAACCGATTTACGAAGCTGCAAAGAATGGTTCCTTGACCACCAAGCTGAACGACTTCAAGAACGAATGGAAGCAGATTGCTCAGACTTTCGACTCCTTCCCGGATGACGCCGTCGTGTTCGAAATCTTCAATGAACCCCACGACATGACCCAGGATCAAGTAAACCAGATCATGACCGCTGGCTACGAAGCAATTCGTTCCGTGTCTAAGGGCAAGACCATCATGTTCGAATCCAATGGCTATGCCAAGTTCGCCATGATTCCGAAGCTGAAGCTCCCGAATGACGGCAACATTATCGTCACTGGCCATTACTACGAACCCTACTCCTTCTCTCATCAGGGTCACGGCTACGACTGTAACGGCAATGCAAACGATGGTATCAGCGCAATGCCGGGCCACTTCGCAAGCTACTTCGAAGACATCGCCAAGGCATACCCGGATATCAACGGCGGCACCGTTCCCATGAACATGGGTGAATTCGGTGTTGCAAACAAGGGTAGCTGCTCCGCTGTTTCCGATACCAAGCGTGATGCATGGACCGACGCTGTCCTTGCCCAGGCTGAAAAGTACGGCATGAGCTGGCATTACTGGTGCTACAAGAACTGCGGTGGCTTCGAAGCTTCCAATGGTAGCAGCTGGTATGGCAACATGCTCAACATCTTCAAGAAGTACATGAAGTAA
- a CDS encoding aconitase family protein, whose protein sequence is MGKSLYQKIFESHTVAKLPSGQCQLFIGLHLCHEVTSPQAFASLREEGTKVLFPERTFATVDHIIPTTFPERNRPLQDGISEEMFSHIEKNTESNGIKFFGPKTCEQGVIHIVGPEEGVTQPGMTVACGD, encoded by the coding sequence ATGGGAAAATCATTATACCAGAAAATTTTCGAAAGCCACACTGTTGCTAAGCTTCCCAGCGGCCAGTGCCAGCTTTTCATCGGTCTCCACCTCTGCCACGAAGTGACCAGCCCCCAGGCTTTCGCTTCCCTTCGTGAAGAAGGCACCAAGGTGCTGTTCCCCGAACGCACCTTCGCTACCGTTGACCACATTATTCCCACCACTTTCCCGGAACGTAACCGCCCCCTCCAGGACGGCATTTCCGAAGAAATGTTCTCCCATATCGAAAAGAACACCGAATCCAACGGCATCAAGTTCTTTGGCCCCAAGACCTGCGAACAGGGCGTGATCCACATTGTTGGCCCGGAAGAAGGCGTGACCCAGCCGGGTATGACCGTCGCTTGCGGTGACT
- a CDS encoding M23 family metallopeptidase translates to MQKKVLDYLFKQGGLTLFAFPGESDIPLETLQNFALAMNVGARFVIVDFSGKNHFKGNAEFTTDFLFNNLLEKETIDKFAASDSSWIITGGKALPQNDDQFRNFYHNLQLIKKVAPQVIGILPSEITEEEASRIMLAARLLIVDGDSVEDASIYLQDAPSLQKAPVLWLLPTAPNRKRFPRAAKAVARSESFYKEIRRCNWRKDPKAFARIVENLHKIGILTKNPLDGISKVFRKAFPLFLIIAIALPFFFVTKVDPGLSNLRDRRHERDKIAVAPSFEYTFDGKESVQRIARYAIGRFNALITNERMIRQYVDVTLEENGYTQNAWKKENFNIPPEGTIIKFSRPDFFEKTAADSIGAAWKYWTSIVSDSVSYLTEFYHANATAVDRQHNGIDLASRQGARILAPFAAKAWTSRDERGGVIIGLVREKDVILFMHCDKLLYLDGQEVMAGDPIATVGTTGHTTGPHAHVVTGLIDKKGTKRIGNVKYNVIDPIQWFYMFKPSSP, encoded by the coding sequence ATGCAGAAAAAGGTTCTGGACTACTTGTTCAAGCAAGGCGGTCTAACCCTTTTCGCCTTCCCCGGCGAATCGGATATTCCTCTGGAGACCTTGCAAAACTTTGCGCTGGCGATGAACGTCGGCGCACGTTTTGTTATTGTGGACTTTTCCGGCAAGAATCATTTCAAGGGAAATGCAGAATTCACCACGGATTTCCTCTTCAATAATTTGTTAGAAAAGGAAACCATCGACAAGTTCGCAGCATCCGATTCCAGCTGGATCATTACCGGAGGCAAGGCCCTCCCCCAGAACGACGACCAGTTCAGAAACTTCTACCACAACCTGCAGCTCATCAAGAAGGTGGCCCCGCAGGTTATCGGCATCCTGCCTTCCGAAATTACAGAAGAGGAAGCGTCCCGCATCATGCTTGCCGCGCGCCTACTGATTGTAGACGGCGACAGCGTGGAAGACGCCTCCATCTACCTTCAGGACGCCCCCAGCCTGCAGAAGGCACCCGTGCTCTGGCTGTTGCCCACGGCTCCTAACAGGAAACGCTTTCCGCGTGCGGCAAAAGCTGTGGCAAGGAGCGAATCCTTCTACAAGGAAATCCGCAGGTGCAACTGGCGCAAGGATCCCAAGGCGTTTGCAAGAATCGTGGAGAACCTCCACAAGATCGGCATCCTTACCAAGAATCCTCTCGACGGAATCTCCAAGGTTTTCCGAAAGGCATTCCCGCTGTTCCTGATAATCGCCATCGCCCTCCCCTTCTTCTTTGTGACGAAGGTGGACCCCGGTCTCTCCAACCTTCGCGACCGCAGGCACGAACGCGACAAGATCGCAGTGGCTCCGTCCTTTGAATACACCTTCGACGGCAAGGAAAGCGTACAACGTATCGCACGTTACGCCATCGGACGATTCAACGCCCTCATCACCAACGAGCGCATGATCCGCCAGTATGTAGACGTCACCCTGGAAGAAAACGGCTACACACAAAACGCCTGGAAAAAGGAAAACTTCAACATTCCTCCCGAAGGCACCATCATCAAGTTCTCCCGCCCGGACTTTTTCGAAAAGACCGCGGCAGACTCCATCGGTGCCGCCTGGAAATACTGGACATCCATCGTTTCCGACAGCGTAAGCTACCTTACAGAATTCTATCACGCCAACGCCACGGCGGTAGACCGTCAGCACAACGGTATCGACCTTGCAAGCCGCCAAGGCGCACGCATCCTCGCCCCCTTTGCTGCAAAGGCCTGGACTAGCCGCGACGAACGGGGTGGCGTGATCATCGGCCTTGTCCGCGAAAAAGACGTCATTTTGTTCATGCACTGCGACAAGCTTCTTTACCTCGACGGCCAGGAAGTCATGGCAGGCGACCCCATTGCAACTGTTGGCACCACAGGCCACACCACAGGCCCCCACGCACACGTGGTTACAGGCCTCATCGACAAGAAGGGAACCAAGAGAATCGGCAACGTTAAGTACAACGTAATAGACCCGATTCAGTGGTTCTACATGTTCAAGCCAAGCAGCCCGTAG